The proteins below come from a single Streptococcus hyointestinalis genomic window:
- the glmS gene encoding glutamine--fructose-6-phosphate transaminase (isomerizing) — protein sequence MCGIVGVVGNSNATDILLQGLEKLEYRGYDSAGIFVADKDKAQLVKSVGRIAELEAKVVGKVSGTAGIGHTRWATHGKPSEDNAHPHTSKTGRFVLVHNGVIENYLYIKETYLVGHDLKGQTDTEIAVHLIGKFVEEDGLSVLEAFKKALHIIEGSYAFALMDATDSEVIYVAKNKSPLLIGLGDGYNMVCSDAMAMIRETSEFMEIHDKELVVVTKDTVTVQDYDGNSIERDSYQAELDLSDIGKGTYPFYMLKEIDEQPTVMRKLISTYADENSNVNVDDAIIKAVQEADRLYIIAAGTSYHAGFAAKNFLEALTDTPVELGIASEWGYYTPILSKKPLFIFISQSGETADSRQVLVKANQMGIPSLTVTNVPGSTLSREATHTMLLHAGPEIAVASTKAYTAQVATLAFLAKAVGEANNSPIAKSFDLVHELSIVAQAIEATLSEKDLIADNVEKLLATTRNAFYIGRGSDYYVTMEAALKLKEISYIQCEGFAAGELKHGTISLIEDGTPVIALLSSNEAVAAHTRGNIQEVVARGANALTIVEEGLEREGDDIIVNKVHPFLSAISMVIPTQLIAYYASLQRGLDVDKPRNLAKAVTVE from the coding sequence ATGTGTGGTATTGTTGGTGTTGTTGGAAATTCCAACGCAACAGATATTTTACTTCAAGGACTTGAAAAATTAGAATACCGAGGTTATGATTCAGCTGGTATTTTTGTTGCGGATAAGGACAAGGCACAACTTGTGAAATCTGTCGGACGTATCGCTGAGTTGGAAGCAAAGGTGGTCGGCAAAGTATCAGGAACTGCTGGAATCGGGCATACACGCTGGGCAACTCATGGTAAACCAAGTGAGGACAATGCACATCCGCATACCTCAAAGACAGGACGCTTTGTTTTGGTGCACAACGGTGTGATTGAAAACTATCTCTACATCAAAGAGACTTATTTGGTTGGTCATGATTTGAAAGGGCAAACAGATACTGAAATTGCGGTTCACCTTATCGGTAAATTCGTCGAAGAAGATGGTCTATCTGTCTTGGAAGCCTTCAAAAAAGCTTTGCACATCATCGAAGGTTCTTACGCTTTTGCACTTATGGATGCTACTGACAGCGAGGTTATCTACGTCGCTAAAAACAAATCACCACTTCTTATTGGACTGGGTGATGGCTACAACATGGTCTGCTCCGATGCTATGGCGATGATTCGTGAAACAAGTGAATTCATGGAAATCCATGACAAAGAGCTTGTTGTTGTTACCAAAGATACAGTAACTGTTCAAGACTATGATGGTAACAGCATTGAACGTGACAGCTACCAAGCTGAGCTTGATCTTTCTGATATCGGTAAAGGTACATATCCATTTTACATGCTAAAAGAAATCGATGAGCAACCAACGGTGATGCGTAAACTCATCTCAACTTATGCTGATGAAAATAGCAATGTGAACGTTGATGATGCGATTATCAAGGCAGTACAAGAGGCTGACCGTCTCTATATCATCGCAGCTGGGACATCTTATCATGCTGGTTTTGCGGCAAAGAATTTCTTAGAAGCTCTTACAGATACACCAGTTGAGCTGGGAATCGCATCTGAATGGGGATACTACACACCGATTTTGAGTAAGAAACCGCTCTTTATCTTTATCAGCCAGTCGGGTGAGACAGCTGATAGCCGTCAAGTTTTGGTTAAGGCAAACCAAATGGGAATTCCTAGCTTGACCGTTACAAACGTTCCAGGCTCTACCCTCTCTCGTGAAGCAACGCACACCATGTTGCTCCACGCTGGTCCTGAAATTGCCGTTGCCTCTACAAAAGCCTATACAGCTCAAGTCGCTACACTTGCCTTTTTAGCAAAAGCAGTGGGTGAAGCTAACAACAGCCCAATAGCTAAGTCCTTTGACTTGGTGCATGAGCTCTCTATCGTAGCTCAAGCCATCGAAGCGACACTATCAGAGAAAGACCTTATCGCTGACAATGTTGAAAAACTGTTGGCGACAACACGCAACGCTTTCTACATTGGACGTGGTTCAGATTACTACGTGACTATGGAAGCTGCATTGAAATTAAAAGAAATTTCTTACATTCAATGTGAAGGCTTTGCAGCAGGTGAGCTTAAGCACGGTACCATTTCATTGATTGAGGATGGGACACCCGTTATTGCTTTATTATCGTCTAATGAAGCTGTAGCAGCGCACACACGTGGTAATATCCAAGAAGTTGTCGCTCGTGGTGCTAACGCTTTGACTATTGTTGAAGAAGGTTTGGAACGTGAAGGTGATGATATCATCGTCAACAAGGTACATCCGTTCTTGAGTGCTATTTCAATGGTTATTCCAACGCAATTGATTGCTTACTACGCTTCCTTGCAGCGTGGGCTTGACGTTGATAAACCACGTAACCTCGCTAAAGCCGTAACAGTTGAATAA
- a CDS encoding zinc ribbon domain-containing protein YjdM encodes MSLPNCPKCNSEYVYEDGVLLVCPECAYEWNPEEAVEEEGLVVLDSNGTRLADGDTVTVIKDLKVKGAPKDIKQGTRVKNIRLVEGDHNIDCKVDGFGAMKLKSEFVKKLS; translated from the coding sequence ATGTCTTTACCAAATTGTCCAAAATGCAACTCTGAATATGTCTACGAAGATGGCGTCCTTTTGGTTTGCCCAGAGTGCGCTTATGAGTGGAATCCAGAAGAAGCAGTCGAAGAAGAGGGACTTGTTGTTTTAGATAGCAATGGTACACGCCTTGCAGATGGGGATACCGTAACGGTCATCAAAGATTTGAAAGTCAAGGGTGCACCAAAAGACATCAAGCAAGGTACTCGTGTAAAAAACATTCGTTTGGTTGAGGGGGACCACAACATCGACTGTAAAGTGGACGGATTTGGGGCGATGAAACTCAAATCAGAATTCGTCAAAAAATTATCATAA
- a CDS encoding amino acid ABC transporter permease — protein sequence MSYISQVLPSLLDGASVSLQVFFIVLILSIPLGAILAFLMQIPFRLLRYLLTVYIWIMRGTPLLLQLIFIYYVLPSVGISIDRMPAAIIAFTLNYAAYFAEIFRGGIASIPRGQYEAAKVLKFTPVQTVRYIILPQVIKIVLPSVFNEVITLVKDTSLVYVIGVGDLLLASRTAANRDASLAPMFIAGAIYLIMIGIVTLISKQVEKKYDYYK from the coding sequence ATGTCTTATATTTCACAGGTTTTACCTAGTCTTTTAGATGGTGCTAGTGTCTCTCTGCAAGTCTTTTTCATCGTACTTATTTTGTCTATCCCTCTGGGTGCGATACTTGCTTTTTTGATGCAAATTCCGTTTCGATTATTGCGCTATTTGCTGACGGTCTATATTTGGATTATGCGGGGAACGCCGCTGCTTTTGCAACTGATTTTTATTTACTATGTGTTGCCAAGCGTGGGCATTAGCATTGACCGTATGCCAGCAGCTATTATTGCCTTTACGCTTAATTATGCGGCTTATTTTGCAGAGATTTTCCGTGGAGGGATTGCTTCTATCCCTAGAGGGCAATATGAAGCAGCAAAGGTGCTGAAGTTTACGCCTGTACAAACAGTTCGCTACATCATCTTACCGCAGGTGATTAAGATTGTATTGCCTAGTGTATTTAACGAAGTCATTACCTTGGTGAAAGACACCTCACTTGTTTACGTGATTGGGGTTGGTGACCTTCTTTTGGCAAGTCGAACAGCAGCTAACCGTGACGCCAGCCTTGCGCCTATGTTTATCGCAGGAGCCATCTACTTGATTATGATTGGGATTGTTACCCTTATCTCAAAACAAGTCGAAAAGAAATATGATTATTACAAATAA
- a CDS encoding amino acid ABC transporter ATP-binding protein, with the protein MLELKNISKRFGQKVIFTDFSLQVEDGKILSLVGPSGGGKTTLLRMLAGLETVDSGEVIYNGETIPVGELEKLNLLGFVFQDFQLFPHLSVMDNLILSPVKTAGMRKEDAIQKATGLLERLGLGEHANAYPYSLSGGQKQRVALARAMMIDPQIIGYDEPTSALDPELRQEVEHLILQNREAGMTQIVVTHDLQFAENISDVMIKINPK; encoded by the coding sequence ATGTTAGAATTAAAAAATATCTCCAAGCGTTTTGGACAAAAAGTGATTTTTACAGACTTTAGCCTGCAAGTTGAGGATGGCAAGATTCTATCATTAGTTGGTCCATCAGGTGGTGGTAAAACGACCTTGCTGCGCATGTTGGCAGGCCTAGAGACAGTAGATTCTGGCGAGGTGATTTATAACGGTGAGACCATTCCTGTTGGAGAATTGGAAAAATTAAACTTACTTGGTTTTGTTTTCCAAGATTTTCAGCTCTTTCCTCATCTCTCTGTCATGGACAATCTCATCCTATCTCCGGTGAAGACAGCTGGCATGCGTAAAGAAGACGCCATTCAAAAAGCGACAGGACTGCTTGAGCGCTTAGGGCTTGGTGAGCATGCTAACGCCTACCCTTATTCACTGTCTGGTGGGCAAAAGCAGCGTGTTGCGCTTGCTCGTGCTATGATGATTGACCCGCAGATTATCGGCTACGATGAGCCAACCAGTGCCCTTGACCCTGAGTTGCGTCAGGAAGTAGAGCATTTGATTTTGCAAAACCGTGAGGCTGGGATGACGCAGATTGTCGTGACCCATGACTTGCAATTTGCCGAGAATATTTCTGATGTTATGATAAAAATTAACCCTAAATAG
- a CDS encoding amino acid ABC transporter substrate-binding protein, with product MTLKKWIVGAVVALGLVSLTACSSSSNTKKDNWDTYQSKKTITIGFDNTFVPMGYENEKGENVGFDIDLANAVFKQYGITVKWQPINWDLKETELTNGKIDMIWNGYSVTDERLKKVSFTIPYMKNDQVLVTKKSSGITSFEGMKGKTLGAQAGSSGYAAFNDQPKVLKNLVKGNDATQYETFTQALIDLKNDRIDGLLIDRVYANYYLKQEGELDNYNIITGSFESEDFATGARKADKTLIKKVNAALRKLYQSGDFQKISNKWFGEDVATSEVKN from the coding sequence ATGACGCTAAAAAAATGGATAGTGGGTGCAGTAGTTGCCCTTGGTTTGGTATCGCTAACAGCTTGTTCATCAAGCAGTAACACCAAAAAAGATAACTGGGACACTTACCAATCGAAAAAAACAATTACCATTGGTTTTGACAATACTTTTGTTCCCATGGGATATGAAAACGAAAAAGGGGAAAATGTTGGTTTTGACATTGACTTAGCCAATGCCGTTTTCAAACAATATGGTATCACTGTCAAATGGCAACCCATCAACTGGGATCTTAAGGAAACAGAGCTGACCAATGGGAAAATTGACATGATTTGGAATGGTTACTCTGTTACAGATGAGCGCCTTAAAAAAGTGAGCTTTACCATTCCTTATATGAAGAACGACCAAGTACTGGTCACTAAAAAATCATCAGGCATTACAAGTTTTGAAGGCATGAAAGGAAAAACACTTGGTGCGCAAGCAGGATCATCAGGTTATGCAGCCTTTAATGACCAGCCTAAAGTGCTTAAAAATCTTGTCAAAGGCAACGATGCCACACAGTACGAGACTTTCACACAAGCGCTTATTGACCTTAAAAACGACCGTATTGATGGGCTCTTGATTGACCGTGTTTATGCCAATTACTATCTTAAACAAGAAGGTGAGTTGGACAATTACAATATCATCACAGGGTCATTTGAGAGTGAAGACTTTGCAACAGGCGCACGTAAGGCGGACAAGACTTTAATCAAGAAAGTCAACGCAGCCCTACGTAAGCTTTACCAATCAGGTGATTTCCAAAAGATTTCTAATAAGTGGTTCGGCGAAGACGTCGCAACCAGTGAAGTTAAGAATTAA
- a CDS encoding cation diffusion facilitator family transporter, with the protein MTTNPVKNLKIAMRGPIVSIIAYLTLTIAKLVAGYTMNAESLVADGFNNLSDILGNVALLVGLYLASQPADNDHRFGHWKFEDLASLITSLIMFVVGFQLLFQTLQKIIHHTETQVDPLGASVGVLSAIVMLGVYAYNRHLSHKVKSSALVAASKDNLSDAVTSLGTSLAITAASLHLTIIDRLAAIVITCFILKTAYDIFIESAFSLSDGFDDKQLKAYEEAILKIPKISAVKSQRGRNYGSNIYLDIVLEMNPDLSVYESHAITEQVETMLSQRFAIYDIDIHVEPAAIPEDEVFGNVTRKLFRNEKIILSKIPGYEDYIAKDFIMIDEKGDYYTRDEFFEREVFHPCNFTDFTIQSISQKTKLITYALDGAHHTSLWRRHEKWFLIFHQITPKQ; encoded by the coding sequence ATGACAACAAATCCTGTTAAAAACTTGAAAATCGCTATGCGTGGTCCCATCGTCAGTATCATTGCTTATCTGACCTTGACTATCGCAAAACTCGTCGCAGGCTATACCATGAATGCAGAGTCGCTGGTAGCGGACGGCTTTAACAACCTGTCTGATATTTTAGGCAATGTCGCCCTGCTTGTCGGACTCTATCTCGCCAGCCAGCCTGCTGATAATGACCATCGCTTTGGGCATTGGAAATTTGAAGATTTAGCCAGCCTTATCACATCCCTTATCATGTTTGTCGTAGGTTTTCAGCTACTCTTTCAAACCTTGCAAAAGATTATCCATCATACAGAAACTCAAGTGGATCCCCTTGGGGCTTCGGTAGGTGTCCTATCTGCCATCGTCATGCTCGGCGTATACGCCTACAATAGACACCTTTCTCACAAGGTCAAATCAAGTGCACTTGTCGCTGCCTCAAAAGATAATCTCTCAGACGCAGTGACCTCTCTAGGGACTTCTCTAGCTATCACAGCGGCATCTCTACATCTGACAATCATCGACCGCTTGGCTGCCATTGTCATCACCTGCTTTATCTTAAAGACCGCCTACGATATTTTTATCGAAAGCGCCTTTAGTCTGTCGGATGGTTTTGACGATAAGCAACTCAAAGCCTACGAAGAAGCCATCCTTAAAATTCCTAAAATTTCTGCTGTCAAGTCACAGCGTGGTCGAAACTACGGTAGCAATATCTATCTTGACATTGTCCTTGAGATGAATCCTGACCTTTCCGTTTACGAAAGCCATGCCATCACCGAACAAGTCGAAACTATGCTCAGCCAGCGCTTTGCCATTTACGATATTGACATCCATGTCGAGCCTGCTGCTATCCCCGAGGATGAGGTCTTTGGCAATGTGACACGTAAGCTCTTTCGCAATGAAAAAATCATCCTCTCCAAAATCCCAGGTTATGAAGATTACATCGCAAAAGATTTTATCATGATTGATGAAAAAGGGGACTATTACACGAGAGATGAGTTTTTTGAAAGAGAGGTCTTTCATCCTTGCAACTTCACAGATTTCACCATCCAATCTATCAGCCAAAAGACAAAACTCATCACTTACGCTCTAGACGGCGCCCATCACACCAGCCTCTGGCGGCGTCATGAAAAATGGTTCTTAATCTTTCACCAAATTACCCCTAAACAGTAA
- a CDS encoding IS110 family transposase, which translates to MFYVGIDIAKNKHDLACINETGETVITNFRFANSCQGFHQLKLKLEQLSPITQDVQIALESTGHYNYNIVTFLRDLGYDVFAYNPLIIKEFAKSQSLRKTKTDRKDALLIARKLRSDVTPERYQTDRVLDELKELTRYQNRLIQSRSRCKNLYIRLLDIIFPELHRIVNNLYNQFIYDLLTNYPSPQRIARARFSSLLKIKRLTADKAHQIQETAKQTIGNASPVLSLELVQLIESIKHYDKQINQVQEEINLLMIELNSPITSIPGIGSRLGAIILAEIKNIHNFKNPNQLQAFAGLDPAIYQSGQMDNTGHMVKRGSSYLRYALIQAAKLIAIYSPHFKAYLRLKISQGKHYNVAVTHVAKKLIRVIYHLLKTNQLFDETKLR; encoded by the coding sequence ATGTTTTATGTTGGTATTGATATTGCCAAAAACAAACACGATTTAGCCTGTATCAACGAAACTGGAGAAACAGTGATAACCAACTTCAGATTTGCCAATTCTTGTCAAGGTTTTCATCAGCTGAAACTAAAGCTAGAACAGCTATCTCCTATCACACAAGATGTCCAGATAGCACTTGAAAGCACAGGACACTATAACTACAATATAGTGACCTTTTTAAGAGACTTAGGCTACGATGTATTTGCCTACAACCCGCTCATTATCAAAGAATTTGCTAAATCACAATCGCTTAGAAAAACTAAAACTGATAGGAAAGATGCCCTTTTAATTGCTCGTAAGCTACGCTCTGACGTAACCCCTGAACGTTATCAAACAGATAGGGTATTAGACGAGTTAAAAGAGCTGACACGTTATCAAAATCGCCTAATTCAATCACGATCTAGATGCAAGAATTTATACATCAGATTACTTGATATTATCTTCCCTGAACTCCACAGAATCGTTAATAATCTCTATAATCAGTTTATCTATGACTTACTAACAAACTATCCTTCTCCACAAAGAATAGCTCGTGCTCGGTTCTCATCATTGCTTAAAATTAAGCGACTAACCGCTGATAAGGCGCATCAGATACAAGAAACAGCCAAACAGACTATTGGTAATGCTTCACCTGTTTTATCCTTGGAGTTAGTTCAATTAATTGAAAGCATTAAACACTACGATAAGCAAATTAACCAAGTCCAAGAGGAAATTAACCTCTTGATGATTGAGTTGAACTCTCCTATTACTTCTATTCCTGGAATTGGAAGTCGTCTTGGTGCTATTATTCTAGCTGAAATTAAGAATATTCATAATTTCAAGAATCCAAATCAGCTCCAGGCCTTTGCAGGATTAGACCCTGCCATTTACCAATCAGGACAGATGGATAATACCGGTCATATGGTAAAACGAGGCTCCTCTTATCTAAGGTACGCTCTAATACAGGCTGCTAAGCTTATAGCCATTTATTCCCCACATTTTAAAGCCTATTTAAGACTAAAAATCAGTCAAGGAAAGCATTACAATGTAGCTGTGACACATGTTGCTAAAAAGCTCATTCGTGTAATTTATCATCTTCTTAAAACCAATCAACTGTTTGATGAAACTAAGCTAAGGTAA
- a CDS encoding alanine/glycine:cation symporter family protein, whose product MLDFFNALDNLVWGPPLLILLVGTGIYLSTRLGFLQIIRLPKAFKLIFTKSDGEGDISSFAALATALAATIGTGNIVGVATAIKTGGPGALFWMWVAAFFGMATKYAEGLLAIKYRTQDDNGNISGGPMYYIVNGMGKKWKPLAIFFAIAGILVAFLGIGTFSQVNSITSSLQNSFGFSPEIVSIIIAIIVAIIIFGGIQSISKVSESVVPFMAILYILATLTVIFAHYDNIIPAISQVFKGAFTGTAAVGGFAGAAVKEAIQKGIARGVFSNESGLGSAPIAAAAAKTNEPVEQGLISMTGTFIDTLIICTLTGLSIIVTGQWTVKGLEGAPLTQAAFSTVFGSVGSIALTLCLVLFAFTTILGWSYYGERCFEFLFGTKGIWLYRSIFILMVAAGGFLKLDLIWIIADIVNGLMALPNLIALLALSPVIFRETKKYFDKQ is encoded by the coding sequence GTGCTTGATTTTTTTAACGCTTTGGATAACTTGGTCTGGGGACCGCCACTTCTGATTTTGTTGGTTGGGACAGGGATTTATCTCTCCACTCGTCTTGGTTTCTTGCAGATTATCCGTCTGCCAAAGGCTTTTAAGCTGATTTTCACTAAAAGTGACGGTGAGGGGGATATTTCTAGTTTTGCGGCTTTGGCAACGGCTCTTGCTGCTACTATCGGAACAGGAAATATCGTAGGTGTCGCAACTGCTATCAAAACTGGTGGACCTGGTGCACTCTTTTGGATGTGGGTCGCTGCTTTCTTTGGTATGGCGACAAAATACGCCGAAGGGCTTCTAGCTATTAAATACCGTACGCAGGATGATAATGGAAATATCTCTGGTGGTCCGATGTACTACATCGTCAACGGTATGGGGAAAAAATGGAAACCGCTGGCTATCTTCTTTGCTATCGCTGGTATCTTGGTCGCCTTTTTAGGTATCGGGACTTTCTCTCAGGTTAACTCTATCACATCATCCCTGCAAAATAGCTTTGGCTTTTCACCTGAGATTGTCAGCATTATCATTGCTATTATCGTTGCCATTATCATCTTTGGTGGTATCCAGTCTATCTCTAAGGTGTCTGAGAGCGTCGTGCCTTTCATGGCTATCCTCTACATCCTTGCGACACTAACGGTTATTTTTGCGCATTATGACAATATCATCCCTGCCATTTCACAAGTTTTCAAGGGCGCTTTCACAGGGACGGCTGCCGTTGGTGGATTTGCTGGCGCTGCTGTCAAAGAAGCCATCCAAAAAGGTATTGCACGTGGCGTCTTCTCCAATGAATCAGGTCTCGGCTCTGCACCAATCGCTGCCGCTGCTGCCAAGACCAACGAACCTGTTGAGCAAGGTCTTATCTCGATGACAGGAACCTTCATCGATACCCTTATCATCTGTACGCTGACAGGACTCTCTATCATCGTTACAGGTCAATGGACAGTCAAAGGTTTAGAAGGCGCTCCGCTGACACAAGCAGCCTTTTCAACTGTATTTGGTAGCGTTGGAAGTATCGCATTGACACTCTGTCTTGTGCTCTTTGCCTTTACGACTATCCTTGGCTGGAGCTACTACGGAGAGCGCTGTTTTGAGTTCCTCTTTGGGACAAAAGGTATCTGGCTCTACCGCTCTATCTTCATCCTTATGGTCGCTGCTGGAGGCTTCCTCAAGCTTGACCTCATCTGGATTATCGCAGATATCGTAAACGGTCTCATGGCTCTGCCTAACCTTATCGCACTCCTCGCCCTATCACCTGTCATCTTCAGAGAAACGAAAAAATATTTTGATAAACAATAA
- a CDS encoding DDE-type integrase/transposase/recombinase has protein sequence MTSISQNLRYLPHTLETRYHAVKTYQNGASVAFICRRYKVSKASLMRWNKRFDGTKESLKDRSHRPLTPHPKAHTQQELTWIKNCIKRNPNATLIEIFYKLKTNKGYDRHPCSLFRILRKLDFFKSPKTKNKLYVPKPYDTPTKLGIKWQMDVKYVPTHCYTGKLPDKFYQYTVIDEASRERFIFPFKEQSSYSTVQFLKMAIKHFGYKPKILQTDNGFEFTHFKETKQVHPLDLLCQELGIEHKLIRPRTPRHNGKVERSHRNDNRRFYQHLTFYSYDDLIKQMKTYLYRSNRLPMQTLGWKSPIDIRKALLEASS, from the coding sequence ATGACTAGTATATCACAAAATCTTCGCTATTTACCACATACTCTAGAAACACGTTACCACGCTGTTAAAACCTACCAAAACGGAGCATCTGTCGCCTTCATCTGTCGACGTTACAAAGTTTCAAAAGCCTCTCTCATGCGCTGGAATAAGCGTTTTGATGGCACAAAAGAATCTCTAAAAGACCGTTCTCATCGCCCTCTAACACCACATCCAAAGGCTCATACCCAGCAAGAGCTGACCTGGATTAAAAACTGCATCAAAAGAAATCCAAACGCAACCCTCATCGAAATCTTCTACAAGCTCAAAACCAATAAGGGATATGATAGGCACCCTTGCTCACTCTTTCGAATCTTGAGAAAGCTGGACTTCTTCAAATCCCCTAAAACAAAGAACAAACTTTATGTCCCAAAACCATATGACACGCCGACTAAACTCGGTATCAAGTGGCAGATGGATGTCAAATACGTCCCAACTCACTGCTACACAGGAAAACTACCTGACAAGTTCTACCAGTACACCGTTATTGATGAGGCCAGTCGAGAACGCTTTATATTCCCTTTCAAAGAGCAGTCGTCCTACTCAACGGTTCAATTTCTCAAAATGGCTATCAAACACTTTGGATACAAACCCAAAATCCTCCAAACGGATAATGGCTTTGAGTTCACTCATTTCAAAGAGACCAAACAAGTTCACCCACTAGACTTGCTGTGTCAGGAACTTGGCATTGAGCACAAGCTGATTCGTCCTCGAACACCAAGACATAATGGCAAGGTTGAACGCAGTCATCGAAATGACAATCGACGTTTCTACCAGCACTTGACCTTCTATTCCTATGACGATCTCATCAAGCAGATGAAAACCTATCTTTATCGTTCTAATCGACTTCCTATGCAAACTTTAGGATGGAAATCTCCTATCGATATCAGAAAAGCTTTACTAGAAGCTAGCTCCTAG
- a CDS encoding uracil-xanthine permease family protein, translated as MTAMSQSKEPELLDSELKTVDLLLDVDQKPAPLKGLLLSFQHVFAMFGATILVPLTLGMPVSVALFASGVGTLIYQVATNFKVPVYLGSSFAYITAMSLAIKQMDGNISAAQTGILFVGLIYVVIAALVKLIGTKWIDTLLPPIVIGPMIIVIGLGLANSAVTNAGFVSGGNWKNMLVATVTFLIAAFINTKGKGFVKIIPFLFAIIGGYLVALCLGMVDLSPVAKAAWFELPGFILPFKTGVFKHYDLYFGPEMFAILPISIVTVAEHIGDHTVLSQICGRQFLKDPGLNRTLIGDGVATTVSAFLGGPANTTYGENTGVIGMTRIASVSVIRNAALIAIAFSFLGKFTALISTIPSAVLGGMSILLYGVIASNGLKVLIENRVDFGHIRNLIIASSMLVLGLGGAVLDLHALTLSGTALSAIVGVILNLILPKESQD; from the coding sequence ATGACTGCAATGTCTCAATCTAAAGAACCTGAGTTGCTTGATTCAGAGTTAAAGACGGTTGATTTGCTGCTGGATGTTGACCAAAAGCCTGCCCCGCTAAAAGGGCTTTTGCTTAGTTTCCAGCACGTTTTTGCCATGTTTGGAGCGACTATCCTTGTTCCTCTAACACTTGGTATGCCTGTATCGGTGGCGCTTTTTGCCTCTGGTGTCGGAACACTCATCTATCAAGTAGCGACGAATTTTAAAGTGCCAGTTTACTTGGGTTCATCTTTTGCTTATATCACGGCGATGTCGCTTGCCATTAAGCAAATGGATGGCAACATCTCAGCTGCACAGACTGGTATCTTGTTTGTTGGATTGATTTATGTCGTGATTGCCGCTTTGGTGAAGCTAATTGGAACCAAGTGGATTGATACCTTGTTGCCACCGATTGTCATTGGTCCTATGATTATTGTTATCGGGCTAGGGCTTGCCAATTCAGCTGTGACCAATGCTGGTTTTGTATCTGGTGGTAATTGGAAAAACATGCTTGTTGCCACTGTCACCTTTTTGATTGCTGCCTTTATCAACACCAAAGGTAAAGGGTTTGTCAAAATCATTCCTTTCCTCTTTGCTATTATCGGAGGTTACTTGGTGGCTTTGTGTCTTGGGATGGTGGACTTGTCTCCAGTAGCTAAGGCAGCGTGGTTTGAGTTACCAGGCTTTATCTTGCCGTTTAAAACAGGTGTCTTTAAGCACTATGACCTCTACTTTGGACCTGAGATGTTTGCAATTTTGCCGATTTCAATCGTGACAGTGGCTGAGCACATCGGAGACCACACCGTACTTAGTCAGATTTGCGGACGTCAGTTCTTGAAAGACCCAGGGCTCAACCGTACTTTGATTGGTGATGGGGTTGCGACAACCGTTTCTGCCTTTCTCGGTGGACCTGCTAACACCACTTACGGTGAAAATACAGGGGTTATCGGTATGACACGTATTGCCTCTGTCTCTGTTATTCGTAACGCTGCTTTGATTGCGATCGCCTTTTCTTTCCTTGGTAAGTTTACAGCGCTTATCTCAACCATTCCAAGTGCTGTCTTGGGCGGTATGTCCATCCTGCTTTATGGCGTTATCGCAAGCAACGGGCTAAAAGTGTTGATTGAAAATCGTGTGGACTTTGGTCACATCAGAAATCTTATCATCGCAAGCTCTATGCTTGTGCTTGGACTTGGTGGTGCTGTGCTTGATTTGCATGCTCTGACACTATCTGGGACAGCGCTCAGTGCGATTGTCGGTGTCATTTTGAACTTGATTTTACCAAAAGAAAGTCAAGACTAA